The following proteins are co-located in the Bos indicus isolate NIAB-ARS_2022 breed Sahiwal x Tharparkar chromosome 8, NIAB-ARS_B.indTharparkar_mat_pri_1.0, whole genome shotgun sequence genome:
- the LOC139184626 gene encoding olfactory receptor 13C2-like, with translation MEWENQTILVEFVLKGLSGYPRLELLFFVVVLIMYVVILLGNGTLILISILDSHLHTPMYFFLGNLSFLDICYTTVSIPPVLVSFLSEKKTISFSGCAVQMFLGLAMGTTECVLLGMMAFDRYVAICNPLRYSVIMSKGSYVPMAAGSWIIGVVNSAVQTGCVVQLPFCRNNVINHFTCEILAVMKLACADISGNEFIMLVATTLFTMTPLLLIIISYTLIIISILRIRSSEGRSKVFSTCSAHLTVVIIFYGTILFMYMKPKSKETLNSDDMDATDKLVSVFYGVMTPVINPLIYSLRNKDVKEAVKHLLRRKIFNK, from the coding sequence ATGGAATGGGAAAACCAAACCATTCTGGTGGAATTTGTTCTGAAGGGGCTTTCTGGTTATCCAAGGCTTGAGCTACTCTTTTTTGTGGTAGTCTTAATAATGTATGTGGTCATCCTTCTGGGAAATGGCACCCTTATTCTCATTAGCATCTTAGACTCCCACCTTCACACCCCTATGTACTTCTTCCTGGGGAACCTCTCCTTCCTGGACATCTGCTACACCACTGTCTCCATTCCCCCCGTGCTGGTGAGCttcctttcagaaaaaaagaccATCTCCTTCTCTGGATGTGCTGTGCAGATGTTCCTTGGCTTGGCCATGGGGACAACAGAGTGTGTGCTCCTGGGCATGATGGCCTTTGACCGGTATGTGGCTATTTGCAACCCTCTGAGATATTCTGTCATCATGAGCAAGGGTTCCTATGTGCCCATGGCAGCTGGCTCCTGGATCATAGGAGTTGTCAACTCTGCAGTACAAACTGGGTGTGTAGTACAATTGCCCTTCTGCAGGAATAATGTCATCAATCATTTCACCTGTGAAATTCTGGCTGTCATGAAATTGGCCTGTGCTGATATCTCAGGTAACGAGTTCATCATGCTTGTGGCCACAACCTTATTCACAATGACACCATTATTGTTAATCATTATCTCTTACACGTTAATTATTATCAGCATCCTCAGAATTCGCTCTTCTGAGGGGAGAAGCAAAGTCTTCTCTACCTGCTCAGCCCACTTGACTGTGGTGATAATATTCTACGGAACCATTCTCTTCATGTACATGAAGCCCAAGTCTAAAGAGACACTTAATTCAGATGACATGGATGCTACTGACAAACTTGTATCTGTGTTCTATGGAGTGATGACTCCTGTCATTAATCCTTTAATCTACAGTCTCAGGAATAAGGATGTGAAGGAAGCAGTAAAACATTTACtgagaagaaaaatttttaacaagTAA